The following are from one region of the Prevotella communis genome:
- a CDS encoding family 43 glycosylhydrolase produces MNYKNLLGYMALGAMVLSCNTQPKEMAETKLTTPGNPFLPLWEHIPDGEPYVFEDPDNPGQYRVYLYGSHDDLVTAYCGRDQVVWSAPVDNLTDWRYDGEIFSVNKNANGELLDSAGLADVLFAPDVTMTTDSAGNKVYYLFPNNQSWGRNGMVCKSSRPDGPFEVCNWSKENPNATDGVLQFDPAVFVDDDGRVYGYWGFERSYAAEFDPATMATVKPGTKIVEDMISGRNQKGIFSFFEASSIRKIKDKYVFIYSRFTKDGEFGLPISNYTLAYAYSDNPLGPWTYGGTIIDGRGRDVNEQGDTIATATVDGNTHGSICEINGQWWVFYHRQTGTDEYARQAMVAPIEVEVEEGPGGKVFISEGEYTSEGFCTDGLNPLERHSAGIACWYTGPKTAIHEWPNNTFFGSYVASSYGTDDKFEKPYDLKNNTNSVVNNTDGSIVGYKYFNFTETEGKKTSLLLNFIPEGIKGQIDIMIDSPWESRGGVKLGSMELTKEMKKVPTEVAVPLDPLSTYSDKHAIFFVFKSDTKGKSLCKLENFAFQTK; encoded by the coding sequence ATGAACTACAAGAATCTGCTAGGATACATGGCCTTAGGGGCTATGGTCCTTTCGTGTAACACACAACCCAAGGAGATGGCAGAAACCAAACTCACCACACCGGGCAACCCCTTCCTTCCACTCTGGGAACATATCCCCGATGGCGAACCCTATGTGTTTGAGGATCCCGACAATCCCGGCCAGTACCGTGTCTATCTGTATGGCTCGCACGACGACCTGGTGACAGCCTACTGCGGACGCGACCAGGTGGTATGGTCGGCACCCGTCGACAACCTCACCGACTGGCGTTATGATGGTGAGATATTCAGCGTCAACAAGAATGCCAATGGTGAACTGCTGGACAGTGCCGGACTGGCCGACGTGCTCTTCGCACCCGATGTGACGATGACCACCGACTCGGCAGGCAACAAGGTCTATTACCTCTTCCCCAACAACCAGTCGTGGGGACGCAACGGCATGGTATGTAAGAGCAGCCGCCCCGACGGACCTTTCGAGGTGTGCAACTGGAGTAAGGAGAACCCCAACGCCACCGATGGCGTGCTGCAGTTCGACCCCGCCGTCTTCGTAGATGACGACGGACGCGTGTATGGCTACTGGGGCTTTGAGCGCTCGTATGCCGCCGAGTTCGACCCTGCCACGATGGCTACCGTGAAACCAGGCACCAAGATTGTGGAGGATATGATATCCGGTCGCAACCAGAAGGGCATCTTCAGTTTCTTCGAGGCCTCTTCTATCCGTAAGATTAAGGACAAGTACGTCTTCATCTATAGCCGTTTCACCAAGGATGGCGAGTTCGGACTGCCCATATCCAACTACACGCTGGCCTATGCCTATAGCGACAACCCCCTGGGTCCCTGGACCTATGGCGGCACCATCATCGACGGACGCGGACGTGACGTCAACGAGCAGGGCGACACAATCGCTACGGCCACAGTAGATGGTAATACCCACGGCAGCATCTGCGAGATCAACGGACAATGGTGGGTGTTCTATCATCGTCAGACAGGCACCGACGAGTATGCCCGTCAGGCTATGGTGGCTCCTATCGAGGTAGAAGTAGAGGAAGGTCCTGGCGGCAAGGTCTTCATCAGCGAGGGCGAATATACCTCCGAGGGTTTCTGCACCGATGGCCTGAACCCGCTGGAGCGCCATTCTGCCGGTATTGCCTGCTGGTACACAGGTCCAAAGACCGCCATCCACGAGTGGCCTAACAACACGTTCTTTGGTTCTTATGTAGCCTCTTCCTATGGCACCGACGATAAGTTTGAGAAGCCCTACGACCTGAAGAACAACACCAACTCGGTGGTCAACAATACCGACGGGTCTATCGTAGGTTATAAATACTTCAACTTCACCGAGACGGAAGGCAAGAAGACCTCGCTGCTGCTCAACTTCATCCCCGAAGGCATCAAGGGCCAGATTGACATCATGATCGACAGTCCCTGGGAGTCGCGCGGTGGCGTGAAACTGGGTTCTATGGAGCTGACAAAAGAAATGAAGAAGGTACCCACAGAGGTTGCAGTACCCCTGGATCCCCTGTCCACCTATTCAGACAAGCACGCCATCTTCTTCGTGTTCAAGTC
- a CDS encoding glycoside hydrolase family 2 TIM barrel-domain containing protein, with protein MRKIVYLCGLILTVLTANAQTGKEWDDPLKTSVNRETAHTISIPVASEADINQNDISKSPYYQSLNGTWKFQWVAKPTSAKEEWCAKDFNDASWTDIDVPSSWQVWGLNHGKSWDKPLYCNVAYPFSFDETTFSIMKERPSWFTYNSNMPNPVGTYRRTFTVPAEWQGRDIYVRFNSVGHGYYLWINGQRIGYSEDSYLPSEFNITPYLTEGENSIALQVYRFTSGSFLECQDYWRLTGIHRSCFLWAAPKSQIRDYFFTTDLDNNYANAKANVKLTLSGENAGMTVEAKIMDGSSVVASQTSNLKSQATDVSLDMDVTNPRKWSAEEPNLYDLVLTLKDAGGKVVDIRGGKVGFREVTIASNGSLLINGKRMVFHGVNRHDFSPVNGRAITPEEIEQDILCMKRLNINAIRTSHYPNDPVFYDLCDKYGMYVLAEADVECHANQSLSSNTKFKNAMVERSQNHVRWMRNHVCIFMWSFGNESGNGNNFASVQTAIKALDKTRPTHYEGGSDYADVSSTMYGSYETIEWIGSSRQRETNPKPHIQCENSHSMGNSMGNVREMFDLYEKYPCLTGEFIWDFKDQGLLTKSSTGKEYWAYGGDFGDNPNDGNFCINGLVHPDLSYTAKTYNTKKIYQPLEWAAVSGKTNVFRMKNKLAFLPSTTYDVSYSVMDEEGNILGSGSISDEVVAGKTKDITIDLSALSELSSDKEAFIYFCAKQRTQTAWADAGYVVAEEKLPVKTATKPMKDLTFANEEALTLDETSTAVTITGAHFKATFTKSKGTLTGYTLDGVTMLSKPLYLSAFRLPTDNDGSKKGTWDGMNLPKLSSTAKGTSTTVTKAEDGKTITVSMKSTYGSGANTFNVSLDFIVCADGTIMTNSFIRPANTGAILPKLGFKLEMPKEMEQISWFGRGPWDSYRDRKEACLPAIYQSTVSDQYEEYILPQEHGTKQEVRWLSVTNEDGKGLLFAAPDQMAASAVHFRPEDNYTNSNTRKKHTYEFVKCATTVVNLDAATRGLGNNSCGPDVMAKYELKAANTAFRFFIIPLTAGVKAAEAARVDMPVCQPVSCERLSTGRIKMTTPTKNATIYYSIDGGEYQKYTTTLLHNDACKVTAYCTAEGLMDSPKMDYTFPFYINKSSWALVSADSYQGGNEPKLAFDNNTGTFWHTAWGSNEPQCPHTIVVDMKKIYKVTAFTYLARQDGNSNGMVKAYEVYLSLDKTTWTKVASGEFKNTTAQQTAKLTTSTAGRYLKFVAKSEINGKAWTSAAEIGIEAEADITGINTVTDKPLANNTGYYDLQGRHYTGEFQSLPSGIYINKGKKVKK; from the coding sequence ATGAGAAAGATTGTCTATTTGTGTGGTCTGATTCTTACCGTTCTGACAGCGAATGCGCAGACAGGTAAGGAATGGGACGACCCTCTGAAAACCAGTGTTAACAGAGAAACGGCACATACCATCAGTATCCCGGTGGCATCGGAAGCCGACATCAACCAAAACGACATCAGTAAGTCGCCTTACTACCAGTCGCTCAACGGTACGTGGAAGTTCCAATGGGTGGCCAAGCCCACCAGCGCCAAGGAGGAATGGTGCGCCAAGGACTTCAACGACGCCTCCTGGACCGATATTGACGTGCCCAGCAGTTGGCAGGTATGGGGGCTGAATCACGGCAAGTCATGGGACAAGCCCCTGTATTGTAACGTGGCCTACCCGTTCTCATTTGACGAGACCACCTTCAGCATCATGAAGGAGCGTCCCAGTTGGTTCACCTACAATAGCAACATGCCCAACCCCGTGGGCACCTATCGCCGTACCTTTACCGTGCCAGCGGAATGGCAGGGACGTGATATCTACGTACGCTTCAACAGCGTGGGCCACGGCTACTACCTGTGGATCAACGGACAGCGCATAGGTTACTCGGAAGACTCTTACCTGCCCTCGGAATTCAACATCACACCATACCTCACAGAGGGCGAGAACAGCATTGCCCTGCAGGTATACCGCTTCACCAGTGGCTCGTTCCTGGAGTGTCAGGACTATTGGCGCCTCACGGGTATCCACCGCAGCTGTTTCCTGTGGGCAGCACCCAAGAGTCAGATACGCGACTACTTCTTCACCACCGACCTGGACAATAACTACGCCAATGCGAAGGCCAACGTAAAACTGACCCTCAGCGGTGAGAACGCAGGCATGACGGTAGAGGCGAAAATCATGGACGGCAGTAGCGTCGTTGCCTCTCAGACCTCAAACCTCAAATCCCAAGCCACCGACGTCAGTCTGGATATGGACGTGACGAATCCCAGAAAATGGAGCGCCGAAGAGCCCAACCTCTACGACCTGGTGCTGACACTGAAGGATGCCGGGGGCAAGGTGGTTGATATCCGTGGTGGCAAGGTTGGCTTCCGCGAGGTGACCATCGCCAGCAATGGTTCGCTGTTGATCAACGGTAAGCGTATGGTGTTCCACGGCGTAAACCGTCACGACTTCTCTCCAGTCAACGGACGTGCCATCACTCCCGAGGAGATTGAGCAGGATATTCTGTGCATGAAACGACTGAATATCAACGCCATACGTACATCCCACTATCCCAACGACCCTGTGTTCTATGACCTGTGCGACAAATACGGCATGTATGTACTGGCCGAGGCCGACGTAGAGTGCCACGCCAACCAGAGCCTGTCATCCAACACTAAGTTCAAGAATGCCATGGTGGAGCGCTCACAGAACCACGTACGCTGGATGCGCAACCACGTCTGCATCTTCATGTGGTCGTTTGGTAATGAGAGTGGTAATGGCAACAACTTCGCCTCTGTGCAGACAGCCATCAAGGCGCTCGACAAGACGCGTCCAACCCACTACGAGGGCGGAAGCGACTATGCCGATGTATCATCAACGATGTATGGCAGTTACGAAACTATCGAATGGATTGGTTCCTCACGCCAGAGAGAAACCAACCCCAAACCACACATCCAATGCGAGAACTCACACTCTATGGGCAACTCAATGGGTAATGTACGCGAGATGTTCGACCTATACGAAAAATATCCCTGCCTGACTGGTGAATTCATCTGGGATTTCAAAGACCAGGGCCTGCTCACCAAGAGCAGTACGGGCAAGGAATACTGGGCCTATGGCGGCGACTTTGGTGACAACCCCAACGACGGCAATTTCTGTATCAACGGACTGGTGCACCCCGACCTGAGCTATACCGCCAAGACCTATAACACGAAGAAGATATACCAGCCCCTGGAATGGGCGGCCGTGAGTGGCAAGACCAACGTGTTCCGCATGAAGAACAAGTTGGCTTTCCTGCCCAGTACCACCTACGACGTGAGCTATAGCGTGATGGACGAGGAAGGAAATATCCTGGGTTCTGGCTCCATCAGCGATGAGGTTGTGGCTGGTAAGACAAAGGATATCACCATCGACCTCAGCGCCCTCAGCGAACTCTCTTCAGACAAAGAGGCATTCATCTATTTCTGTGCCAAACAGCGCACGCAGACCGCCTGGGCCGATGCCGGTTATGTAGTGGCAGAGGAGAAGCTGCCCGTGAAGACAGCCACGAAACCCATGAAGGACCTCACCTTTGCCAATGAGGAGGCCCTCACCCTTGACGAGACCAGTACCGCCGTCACCATCACCGGTGCCCATTTCAAGGCCACTTTCACCAAGAGCAAGGGTACGCTGACCGGTTACACCCTTGACGGTGTCACGATGCTCAGCAAACCACTGTATCTCAGCGCTTTCCGCCTGCCCACGGATAATGATGGCAGCAAGAAAGGTACCTGGGACGGCATGAACCTGCCCAAGCTCAGCAGTACGGCTAAGGGCACCTCTACCACCGTGACGAAGGCAGAAGACGGCAAGACCATCACCGTGAGCATGAAGAGCACCTATGGCAGTGGTGCCAACACCTTCAACGTGAGTCTCGACTTCATCGTCTGTGCCGACGGTACCATCATGACCAACTCGTTTATCCGTCCTGCCAACACAGGCGCCATCCTGCCTAAGCTCGGCTTTAAGTTGGAGATGCCCAAGGAGATGGAACAGATCTCATGGTTCGGACGCGGCCCTTGGGATAGCTATCGCGACAGAAAAGAAGCCTGTTTGCCTGCTATCTACCAGAGTACCGTCTCCGATCAGTATGAAGAGTATATTCTGCCCCAGGAGCACGGCACTAAACAAGAGGTGCGCTGGCTGTCTGTGACCAACGAAGACGGCAAGGGTCTGCTCTTTGCTGCCCCCGACCAGATGGCCGCCTCGGCTGTCCATTTCCGTCCAGAAGACAACTACACCAACAGCAACACCCGCAAGAAGCACACCTACGAATTTGTGAAGTGCGCCACTACCGTGGTCAACCTCGACGCTGCCACCCGTGGCCTGGGCAACAACTCATGCGGTCCTGATGTGATGGCGAAATACGAGTTGAAAGCCGCCAATACCGCCTTCCGTTTCTTCATCATCCCCCTGACAGCCGGTGTCAAGGCAGCCGAGGCAGCCCGCGTCGACATGCCCGTTTGTCAGCCCGTGAGTTGCGAACGCCTGAGCACTGGCCGCATCAAGATGACAACACCTACCAAGAACGCCACAATCTATTACAGTATCGACGGTGGGGAATATCAGAAATACACCACTACCCTGCTCCACAACGATGCCTGCAAGGTGACAGCCTACTGTACGGCTGAGGGCTTGATGGACAGTCCGAAGATGGACTACACCTTCCCCTTCTATATCAACAAGTCCAGCTGGGCACTGGTCAGTGCCGACAGTTACCAGGGTGGCAACGAGCCCAAACTGGCCTTCGACAACAATACCGGCACGTTCTGGCATACGGCCTGGGGCAGCAACGAACCCCAGTGCCCACACACCATCGTTGTGGATATGAAGAAAATCTACAAGGTGACGGCCTTCACCTACCTGGCTCGCCAGGATGGCAACAGCAACGGTATGGTGAAAGCCTACGAGGTATACCTGAGTCTGGACAAGACCACCTGGACCAAGGTGGCCAGCGGCGAGTTCAAGAACACCACCGCCCAACAGACAGCCAAGCTCACCACATCCACCGCAGGACGCTACCTGAAGTTCGTGGCCAAGTCGGAAATCAATGGCAAAGCCTGGACATCAGCAGCAGAGATAGGTATCGAGGCCGAGGCAGACATCACAGGCATCAACACCGTGACAGACAAGCCCCTGGCCAACAACACCGGCTATTACGACCTGCAGGGACGCCACTATACCGGCGAATTCCAGTCACTGCCCAGCGGTATCTATATTAATAAAGGTAAAAAGGTGAAAAAGTAA
- a CDS encoding methyltransferase RsmF C-terminal domain-like protein: MMIQLPKEFIHTTKALMGEERFERYLHSFEEETPVSIRLNPMKLSEGKYQMEDAVPWCRNAYYLAKRPNFTFDPLFHAGCYYVQEAASMFLDEVLKTLLRALPEMKGSNYAQEQILSTPLPSREGLGVSLDLCAAPGGKSTLLRSALPADCVLYSNEPMQKRASILLENVTKWGYKNHHVTNLYPRDYRKSKMKFDLILCDVPCSGEGMFRKDEATIKEWSPQNVEKCWQLQREIVSDAWACLNNGGILIYSTCTFNTKENEENVRWILSEFDAEVVPIETKPEWNITGSLLQDFDEPVYRFIPGITRSEGLFMCVLRKGGERSKRDDVRGKMDRLRTMTSDFNLQPSAVKVELSYSQALAYLRREALALPSDTPLGIVEVCFMGHPLGLMKNIGNRANNLYPKEWRIKTTHVPQEYEPVLW, encoded by the coding sequence ATGATGATACAACTGCCAAAAGAATTTATACATACAACGAAAGCGTTGATGGGTGAAGAGCGCTTCGAACGCTATCTTCATTCGTTTGAGGAAGAGACGCCTGTGAGCATCCGACTGAATCCGATGAAGCTGTCAGAGGGTAAATATCAGATGGAAGATGCGGTGCCCTGGTGTCGTAATGCCTATTATCTGGCCAAGCGTCCCAACTTTACTTTCGACCCTCTCTTTCATGCCGGCTGCTACTACGTGCAGGAGGCCGCCTCGATGTTTTTGGATGAAGTATTGAAGACCCTCCTCCGAGCCCTCCCTGAAATGAAGGGGAGTAATTACGCTCAAGAACAAATTCTTTCTACTCCTCTCCCTAGCAGGGAGGGGCTGGGGGTGAGTCTTGACCTCTGTGCTGCCCCTGGTGGCAAGTCCACGTTGCTCCGTTCTGCCCTGCCTGCGGATTGTGTGCTCTATAGCAACGAACCTATGCAGAAGCGTGCCAGTATTCTTCTGGAGAATGTGACGAAGTGGGGCTACAAGAATCATCATGTCACCAATCTCTATCCTCGAGACTATCGGAAGTCGAAGATGAAGTTCGACCTGATTCTCTGTGATGTGCCCTGCTCTGGTGAGGGTATGTTCCGCAAGGATGAGGCCACCATCAAGGAGTGGAGTCCGCAGAACGTGGAGAAATGCTGGCAGTTGCAGCGTGAGATAGTCAGCGATGCGTGGGCCTGTCTCAACAATGGCGGCATCCTGATTTACAGTACGTGTACCTTTAATACCAAGGAGAACGAGGAGAATGTCCGTTGGATACTGTCTGAGTTTGATGCTGAGGTGGTGCCCATTGAGACCAAGCCCGAGTGGAATATTACCGGTTCGCTCCTGCAGGACTTCGATGAGCCCGTCTATCGCTTCATTCCCGGCATCACGCGCAGTGAGGGCTTGTTTATGTGTGTGCTGCGTAAGGGTGGTGAAAGAAGTAAGAGGGATGATGTAAGAGGTAAGATGGACAGATTAAGGACTATGACATCAGACTTCAACCTTCAGCCGTCAGCTGTAAAAGTAGAACTGTCTTATTCTCAGGCCCTGGCTTATCTGCGTCGTGAGGCACTGGCGCTGCCTTCCGACACGCCTCTGGGTATTGTGGAAGTCTGTTTTATGGGGCATCCCTTAGGTCTGATGAAGAATATTGGCAATCGTGCCAATAACCTTTACCCCAAGGAGTGGCGCATCAAGACCACACACGTGCCGCAGGAGTACGAGCCTGTGTTGTGGTGA